The following proteins are co-located in the Neofelis nebulosa isolate mNeoNeb1 chromosome 18, mNeoNeb1.pri, whole genome shotgun sequence genome:
- the MOSPD3 gene encoding motile sperm domain-containing protein 3 → MRRGAPQDQELVGPGAPARGSRGAPPPSGLVPVLVFPPDLVFRADQRSGPRQLLTLYNPTGAALRFRVLCTAPAKYTVFDAEGYVKPQSCIDIVIRHVAPIPSHYDVQDRFRIELSEEGAEGRVVGRKDITSILRAPAYPLELQGQPDPTPHPGPPSWTAPPTARHFPENPHPQLATSSFLLFLLTGIVSVAFLLLPLQDELGSQLPQILHVSLGQKLVAAYILGLLTMVFLRT, encoded by the exons ATGCGCCGTGGGGCGCCCCAGGACCAGGAGCTGGTGGGCCCGGGGGCTCCTGCGCGGGGGTCCCGGGGCGCCCCTCCTCCCTCGGGACTTGTCCCGGTCCTCGTCTTTCCCCCGGACCTAGTATTCAGGGCGGACCAGCGGAGTGGACCCCGGCAGCTGCTGACCCTCTATAACCCCACGGGAGCTGCGCTTCGCTTCCGAG TCCTGTGCACAGCACCTGCCAAATATACGGTGTTTGACGCAGAAGGATACGTGAAACCTCAATCCTGCATTGACAT TGTGATTCGCCACGTGGCCCCCATTCCCAGCCACTATGACGTCCAGGACCGCTTCCGCATTGAGCTGTCTGAGGAGGGAGCTGAGGGTCGAGTGGTGGGGCGCAAGGACATCACCTCGATTCTGAGGGCCCCAGCCTACCCTCTTGAGCTTCAGGGACAGCCTGACCCAACGCCCCACCCAGGGCCTCCTTCCTGGACAGCACCACCCACGGCCAGACACTTCCCCGAGA ACCCCCATCCACAACTGGCCAccagctccttcctcctcttcttgctGACGGGCATAGTCTCCGTGGCCTTCCTGCTGCTCCCGCTCCAGGACGAACTTGGCAGCCAGCTGCCCCAAATCCTGCACGTCTCCCTGGGACAGAAGTTGGTGGCGGCCTACATCTTGG gcctccTCACCATGGTGTTCCTTCGGACCTGA
- the PCOLCE gene encoding procollagen C-endopeptidase enhancer 1 isoform X1 produces the protein MLPAATASLLGPLLTAWALLPFAQGQTPNYTRPVFLCGGDVTGESGYVASEGFPNLYPPNKECIWTITVPEGQTVSLSFRVFDFELHPACRYDALEVFAGSGTSGQRLGRFCGTFRPAPLVAPGNQVTLRMTADEGTGGRGFLLWYSGRATSGTGPPPGARRKWVTDPRVEWAAWGYWDEHQFCGGRLEKAQGTLTTPNWPESDYPPGISCSWHIIAPPDQVISLTFGKFDLEPDTYCRYDSVSVFNGAVSDDAKRLGKFCGDTAPGPISSEGNELLVHFVSDLSVTADGFSASYKTLPRGAAKEEQAQNAGEDARSGTPILSPGPKPGLPSEEKPKASSEAQATPGGPDVPSVPCPKQCRRTGTLQSNFCTSNLVVTATVKSMVRGPGEGLTVTVSLIGAYKTGGLDLPSPLTDTPLKFYVPCKQCPPMKKGVSYLMMGQVEENRGPTLPPESFVVLYRSNQDQILTNLSKRKCPSQPVRAAGSQA, from the exons ATGCTGCCTGCTGCCACTGCCTCCCTCTTGGGGCCCCTCCTCACTGCCTGGGCCCTGCTGCCTTTCGCCCAGGGCCAGACCCCCAACTACACCAG ACCTGTGTTCCTGTGCGGAGGGGATGTGACTGGGGAGTCCGGTTACGTGGCAAGTGAGGGTTTCCCCAACCTCTACCCCCCTAATAAGGAATGCATCTGGACAATAACG GTCCCTGAGGGCCAGACTGTGTCCCTTTCCTTCCGAGTCTTCGACTTCGAGCTGCACCCTGCCTGCCGTTACGATGCTCTGGAAGTCTTTGCCGGGTCTGGAACCTCCGGCCAGCGGCTTGGACGTTTCTGCGGGACCTTCCGGCCAGCGCCCTTAGTCGCCCCCGGCAACCAGGTGACCCTGAGGATGACTGCAGACGAGGGCACAGGAGGACGAGGCTTCCTGCTCTGGTACAGCGGGCGGGCCACCTCGGGCACTG GCCCCCCCCCAGGCGCGAGGCGGAAATGGGTCACCGACCCGCGGGTGGAATGGGCGGCCTGGGGTTACTGGGACG agcacCAATTTTGCGGGGGGCGGCTGGAGAAGGCCCAGGGAACCCTGACCACGCCCAACTGGCCCGAGTCTGATTATCCCCCGGGCATCAGCTGTTCCTGGCACATCATCGCTCCCCCGGACCAG GTAATCTCGCTGACCTTCGGGAAGTTTGACCTGGAGCCCGACACCTACTGCCGCTACGACTCGGTCAGCGTATTCAACGGAGCCGTGAGCGACGACGCCAAGAGGCTGGGGAAGTTCTGCGGCGACACCGCCCCGGG TCCCATCTCCTCCGAAGGAAACGAGCTCCTCGTCCACTTCGTCTCTGACCTCAGTGTCACGGCCGATGGCTTCTCCGCCTCCTACAAGACCCTGCCGCGGGGTGCCGCCAAAGAAGAGCAGGCCCAGAACGCCGGGGAGGATGCCCGGTCGGGTACCCCGATCCTCAGCCCGGGCCCCAAGCCCGGACTCCCATCTGAGGAGAAACCAAAAGCCTCGTCTGAGGCCCAGGCAACTCCGGGGGGCCCCG ATGTGCCCAGTGTCCCCTGCCCAAAGCAGTGCCGCCGGACAGGCACCTTGCAGAGCAACTTCTGTACCAGCAACCTGG TGGTGACCGCAACAGTGAAGTCCATGGTTCGGGGCCCAGGGGAGGGCCTCACTGTCACTGTCAGTCTCATTGGTGCTTACAAAACCGGTGGCCTGGACCTGCCTTCTCCACTCACTGACACTCCCCTGAAGTTTTATGTGCCCTGCAAGCAGTGCCCCCCCATGAAGAAAG gagtcAGTTATCTGATGATGGGCCAGGTGGAAGAGAACAGAGGTCCTACCCTTCCTCCAGAGAGCTTCGTAGTTCTCTACCGGTCCAACCAGGACCAGATCCTCACCAACCTCAGCAAGAGGAAGTGCCCCTCCCAACCTGTCCGGGCTGCTGGGTCCCAGGCCTGA
- the PCOLCE gene encoding procollagen C-endopeptidase enhancer 1 isoform X2: MLPAATASLLGPLLTAWALLPFAQGQTPNYTRPVFLCGGDVTGESGYVASEGFPNLYPPNKECIWTITVPEGQTVSLSFRVFDFELHPACRYDALEVFAGSGTSGQRLGRFCGTFRPAPLVAPGNQVTLRMTADEGTGGRGFLLWYSGRATSGTEHQFCGGRLEKAQGTLTTPNWPESDYPPGISCSWHIIAPPDQVISLTFGKFDLEPDTYCRYDSVSVFNGAVSDDAKRLGKFCGDTAPGPISSEGNELLVHFVSDLSVTADGFSASYKTLPRGAAKEEQAQNAGEDARSGTPILSPGPKPGLPSEEKPKASSEAQATPGGPDVPSVPCPKQCRRTGTLQSNFCTSNLVVTATVKSMVRGPGEGLTVTVSLIGAYKTGGLDLPSPLTDTPLKFYVPCKQCPPMKKGVSYLMMGQVEENRGPTLPPESFVVLYRSNQDQILTNLSKRKCPSQPVRAAGSQA; the protein is encoded by the exons ATGCTGCCTGCTGCCACTGCCTCCCTCTTGGGGCCCCTCCTCACTGCCTGGGCCCTGCTGCCTTTCGCCCAGGGCCAGACCCCCAACTACACCAG ACCTGTGTTCCTGTGCGGAGGGGATGTGACTGGGGAGTCCGGTTACGTGGCAAGTGAGGGTTTCCCCAACCTCTACCCCCCTAATAAGGAATGCATCTGGACAATAACG GTCCCTGAGGGCCAGACTGTGTCCCTTTCCTTCCGAGTCTTCGACTTCGAGCTGCACCCTGCCTGCCGTTACGATGCTCTGGAAGTCTTTGCCGGGTCTGGAACCTCCGGCCAGCGGCTTGGACGTTTCTGCGGGACCTTCCGGCCAGCGCCCTTAGTCGCCCCCGGCAACCAGGTGACCCTGAGGATGACTGCAGACGAGGGCACAGGAGGACGAGGCTTCCTGCTCTGGTACAGCGGGCGGGCCACCTCGGGCACTG agcacCAATTTTGCGGGGGGCGGCTGGAGAAGGCCCAGGGAACCCTGACCACGCCCAACTGGCCCGAGTCTGATTATCCCCCGGGCATCAGCTGTTCCTGGCACATCATCGCTCCCCCGGACCAG GTAATCTCGCTGACCTTCGGGAAGTTTGACCTGGAGCCCGACACCTACTGCCGCTACGACTCGGTCAGCGTATTCAACGGAGCCGTGAGCGACGACGCCAAGAGGCTGGGGAAGTTCTGCGGCGACACCGCCCCGGG TCCCATCTCCTCCGAAGGAAACGAGCTCCTCGTCCACTTCGTCTCTGACCTCAGTGTCACGGCCGATGGCTTCTCCGCCTCCTACAAGACCCTGCCGCGGGGTGCCGCCAAAGAAGAGCAGGCCCAGAACGCCGGGGAGGATGCCCGGTCGGGTACCCCGATCCTCAGCCCGGGCCCCAAGCCCGGACTCCCATCTGAGGAGAAACCAAAAGCCTCGTCTGAGGCCCAGGCAACTCCGGGGGGCCCCG ATGTGCCCAGTGTCCCCTGCCCAAAGCAGTGCCGCCGGACAGGCACCTTGCAGAGCAACTTCTGTACCAGCAACCTGG TGGTGACCGCAACAGTGAAGTCCATGGTTCGGGGCCCAGGGGAGGGCCTCACTGTCACTGTCAGTCTCATTGGTGCTTACAAAACCGGTGGCCTGGACCTGCCTTCTCCACTCACTGACACTCCCCTGAAGTTTTATGTGCCCTGCAAGCAGTGCCCCCCCATGAAGAAAG gagtcAGTTATCTGATGATGGGCCAGGTGGAAGAGAACAGAGGTCCTACCCTTCCTCCAGAGAGCTTCGTAGTTCTCTACCGGTCCAACCAGGACCAGATCCTCACCAACCTCAGCAAGAGGAAGTGCCCCTCCCAACCTGTCCGGGCTGCTGGGTCCCAGGCCTGA